In Methanoregula formicica SMSP, the DNA window GATGGGGCGTGGCTGACGTTCAGTTACGGACTTCTCCTCATGGCCGGCGGGATCCTCGTCATGCTCTACAATAATTTCCGCAATGAGCGTCCCGAGCAGGTCTTTGCGATCGTCTGGTCGATCGTGATGCTCTTCTCCACGTGGCAGCACATCCGGTATGAATACTATCTCGCAGTTAACGTGGCGCTGATGTCAGCGGTTTGTGCAGGATTCGTGTTCGAGAAGAGCTGGCCGGACATCAGGAAACGTTTATCAGGCACTGTCCCTCCCGGCTTCACGGATCAGAAATCCAGTGGAGCGGATAGTGAGACACCGGGCAAGCAGAAAAAGCACAAAAAGGCCGGTAAAGTTCCGGCCGCCAGCTCCGGCATACACTTCCTTCCCCTTGCTGCAGCGGTCCTGGTTGTTGGGGCGGCACTCCTCTTCATCTACTCGTCGGTTTCGATTAGTTACACGAATGGATCAAGCCATGGGACAGACATGACTCCTGACTGGAAGGAGTCCGCAGAATGGTTGGTGAACAACACACCAGATACCGGAGTTGGGTATCTTACTGCATATGACAGAGAGACATTCAGTTATCCCGACGAATCATACGGTATCATGTCGTGGTGGGATTACGGGCATATCATCACAACCGTTGGAAAGCGTATCCCCAATGCCAACCCGTTCCAGCAGGGGGTGGCAGGAGGCAATGGTTCTGCTGCCTATTTCATGTCCCAGTCAGAAGACAATGCGAACAGAATCGCTGACTATCTCGGGACACGCTACATTATCACGGATATCGAGATGGACCAGGGAAAATTCTGGGCCATGGCCACCTGGTACAATGCAACAGATGCTGCCGGCCCGTATTACGACATGGTATTTGCGCCCAGCCAGAACGGCGGGTACAACTCGGTCCTCCTCAATAAGCAGCCCTATTACCTCACCATGGTCTCCCGGCTTCACAACTTTGATGGATCGATGTCCGCTCCTTCAGATAAGGTCTATTACATCGTGTATGCGGACTCCAGCATTACCGGACAAAGTATTCCGGTTGTCACTGAAGGCACCTTGATGGATCCTGCATCTGCAGCGCAGAAGGCCGAACAGTACAACAAAAACCCCATGCCGGGGTATCATGCCAAAGTCTACAGTGCCGATCTCCTCGCCCCAATCGATACGGTGCCTGCACTACGCCACTATCGTCTTGTCCATGAATCATCCACCGACGTGGCACCATCAGAAACAATTGACCTGAGATATGTGAAAGTCTTCGAGTACGTTAAAGGTGCTCACATCAAAGGTGAAGGAATTATCGAACTCCCGCTCGTTACCAATACCGGCAGGAGCTTCACCTACCGTCAGGAGAGCGTGAACGGGGAGTTCATTGTTCCCTACTCAACGACCGATAGTCCTTATGACGTGAAAGCCGCAGGAAAGTACAAGATCTCCGGATCCGCACGGGAATTTGATGTTCCGGAATCTGCAGTCATGCAGGGTCTGACCATACTATAACTTCTTTTCTGACCATTCAGCAACTCACGGTCTTGTTAGTATTTCCCAAACTAGGTGCAAAAAACCTTATATCCCACAATACACATTTTCTCGTATGCTTGCAGAAGAGATGGCACTGGGAATGCGGGTACGGTACCCGCGGACCGGCACGGCCGGAAAGGTTCTCCGCATCGAAGAGATCAGGGGTGTCACCTTTGCCGAGCTGGATTCCACGAACCTCCTGTACCGTGTCGATCAACTGATACCGGCAACAGCCACGAACAAGACAGGCACTGCGATCCGTGAGGATGCGAAGAATATCATTGCCCGCGAGCGTGAATACGCGGCAGGCAGCGAATTTCAGGATGCACTCAAGAACATCGACCAGAGTTGTGAGGGCGGGGGATAATACCGTTCATCGCTTTTTCCGGTAAGCAACAAAAACGACAGGTATCGGAATTTTTCGGATCATTCAGGTAATCCATTCTTCCGCTGATGTAATCCTTCAGACTACTTTTTGGAAAAGAGAAACAGGGTGTAATTATTACAATTTGCACGAATCAAGAGAATACGGGTAAAAATCCTCTTAAAATGCACCGGATATCTGCCTTGACTCCACTGGTTACGTATAAGTAGGTTTGGCCTATATACAATAAGGAGGTTCGATTTCATTTGCACGATGTGACAGTTCCCAGTGTGAATATCGGGGTTGTCGGCCATGTTGACCATGGTAAGACAACGCTCGTCAATGCGCTCACCGGGACGTGGACAGATCGCCACAGTGAGGAGGTGAAGCGGGGAATCTCTATCCGGCTTGGGTATGCTGATGCCACATTCTATCGCTGTGAGCGGTGCGAAGGTACCGATGCTTTCTCCATCCGTCCCGAGTGCCCGGTCTGCGGAGGCACGGGGACTCCTTTCCGTTCCATCTCGTTCGTCGATGCACCGGGCCACGAGACCCTCATGGCAACCATGCTCTCGGGTTCCGCGCTGATGGATGGGGCGATGCTTGTCATTGCGGCGAGCGAGAAGTGCCCACAGCCCCAGACCAAGGAGCACCTGATGGCGCTGGAACTGGTCGGGATTAAGAGAATTGTCATCGTCCAGAGCAAGATCGATGTCGTAAGCCAGAAAGAGGCCGTTGATAACTATAACGAGATCAAGAAATTCGTTAAGGGAACCATTGCGGAAGATGCTCCCATCATACCAGTCTCCTCACAGAAAGGGATCAACATGGGAGCTCTCGTGCAGGCGCTTGAT includes these proteins:
- a CDS encoding oligosaccharyl transferase, archaeosortase A system-associated encodes the protein MLSVDLKNRLTWTILALVAFFSLFALWLRLLPMLNMGNADILSLVASDDPLYNLRQIEFLLANNLHYGWFEPLTNYPFGTSIYWGPLFPLAVAIGCLITGASTRPEIIHILLIVPPLMGAATVAVMYYVGKVCGTWKTGVLASGFTAIVAGQFFYRSMYGYADHHIAEVLFSVIFCLFYMYSILSEKNTSVDIRDIHSYKSTILIAALTGIAYLLGLFVMPTMILFAMIVGIFIVVQFIIDSIRQRTSEYLVIINTVVFSIAIIGLLLFGLKDPSLGLSTYSLGHVLAYLALIGGSVFLYALQKYLKSRPYYYYISAVVVSAALVAIVLLFASPQLYSLFISALYAFFGQAAVTETVQEARGWSVDGAWLTFSYGLLLMAGGILVMLYNNFRNERPEQVFAIVWSIVMLFSTWQHIRYEYYLAVNVALMSAVCAGFVFEKSWPDIRKRLSGTVPPGFTDQKSSGADSETPGKQKKHKKAGKVPAASSGIHFLPLAAAVLVVGAALLFIYSSVSISYTNGSSHGTDMTPDWKESAEWLVNNTPDTGVGYLTAYDRETFSYPDESYGIMSWWDYGHIITTVGKRIPNANPFQQGVAGGNGSAAYFMSQSEDNANRIADYLGTRYIITDIEMDQGKFWAMATWYNATDAAGPYYDMVFAPSQNGGYNSVLLNKQPYYLTMVSRLHNFDGSMSAPSDKVYYIVYADSSITGQSIPVVTEGTLMDPASAAQKAEQYNKNPMPGYHAKVYSADLLAPIDTVPALRHYRLVHESSTDVAPSETIDLRYVKVFEYVKGAHIKGEGIIELPLVTNTGRSFTYRQESVNGEFIVPYSTTDSPYDVKAAGKYKISGSAREFDVPESAVMQGLTIL
- a CDS encoding DUF2098 domain-containing protein; translation: MLAEEMALGMRVRYPRTGTAGKVLRIEEIRGVTFAELDSTNLLYRVDQLIPATATNKTGTAIREDAKNIIAREREYAAGSEFQDALKNIDQSCEGGG